The DNA sequence CACTGCGTCCGCCTTCGCCACGGCCTTCGTCGCCATCGCCGTCGCCGATCCGCTCCCGCGCGTCATCTGGAACGCCAGCGCCAGCGCACCGATCGGGCTCTATCGCATCCATCCCGATCGCGATCCAAAACTGGGCGATCTGGTCGCTGTCGCGCCGCCCGAGCGACTTTCCCGCTGGCTTTCGGCGCGCGGTTATTTGCCCGAGGGCGTGCCGCTCCTGAAGCATGTCGCCGCGAAGACCGGACAGCGCGTGTGCCGCATTGGTGCTGTGGTGAGCGTCGATGGCCAGTTCGTCGCCAGCGCCCGCGCGCGTGACGGGCGGGGCCGCCCGCTGCCGGTCTGGCGAGGTTGCCGCACGCTGCAACCGGGCGAGCTGCTGCTGCTCAATCCCGCCCATCCCGACAGTCTGGACGGTCGCTACTTCGGCCCGCTGCCGGCCTCCGCCGTCATCGGACGCGCCACGTCGCTCTGGCTGCGCGCGCCCTCCCCAACCCCTTCAACCCCCAAAGCCAAGGAGATCGGCCATGCAAACCAACATCTTTGAATCCACCGCCGACGGCTATGCCGGCCGCGTTCGGCTGTTCGGCATCAACGAAGCGATCGTGCTTGTCGCGCTCGATCCGAGCGACGCCGAAAATGCGCCCGATTACCGCGTCCACCTCGACGACGAGGACGGCCCCGAAGTCGGCGGCGCGTGGAAACGGGTCGGCGAACGCGCCGGTGACTACATCGCGCTTGAGATCGACAGCCCGCTATTTGGATCGCCGTTCCGGCCGGTGCTGTTCCGCGCCGATGATGATGGCCGGACGTTCCGGTTGTCGTGGAAGCGACCCAAGCCGCGCGATGATCGGAGTTGATCGGTGCTGTCCCCGATCATCCCTTTGTTCGCGGAAAGGCCGTCTCATCCCTCCGTCCCGCTCGGTCACAGGCCGGCCGGCGCGCGCAGCGAAGGTCAAGGGCGGCCCCCGGCCGGCGCATCGCGCGCACCCTTTGCCGGAGCGAGCACGCTGGCAGGCTGGCGGCGGAGCGGGGGCGGGTCGCCCGCCATGCTCGCGGTCCTGCTGCTGCTCTTGCCGGGCGCTGCGCCTGTCGCCGCGCTGGCGCAGTATGCGCCCGCCGAACGATCGGCCGCGCGCCATCCCTATGCTGTCCATGTCGCCGACGCAGCCCAGCACTTCGGCATCCCCGAGCGCTGGATATGGGCTGTCATGCGCGTCGAGAGCAACGGCGACTCCCGCGCGATATCGTCGGCCGGAGCGATGGGCCTGATGCAGATCATGCCCGGCACCTGGGCGGGCCTCCGCGCACGCCACGGGCTGGGGAATGATCCCTATGACGTGCGCGACAACATCATGGCGGGCGCGGCCTATCTGCGGGCGATGCACGACCGCTATGGCAATGCGACGGCGATGCTGGCGGCCTACAATGCCGGGCCGGGCCGCTACGACGAATATCTGTCGCGCGGTCGCCCGCTGCCCACCGAAACGCTCGCCTATCTCGCAAAGCTGGCGGCGATCATCGGCAGTTCGGGCGACAGTCAGCTTGCCGCCGCGCCGCCATCCGATCCCTTCGCATGGCGTCGTGCCGCGCTGTTCGCGGTGCGACCGGGGGCGCTTTCGACCGCGCAACCGGCTGCCGACCGGACGGGATCCGATGCGCAGCCGGAGCGACCGTCCGCCGACCACGCCGAGCTTGTGCTGGCCGACGCGCCCGCGCCATCCAACGGCCTGTTCGTCCCCCTTTCCGGGCGTTCTCCGCCATGAGCAGCTCTTGCGCTCTATGGCGTGTTCCCTCGCAGCCTCTCGCAGCGCCGGACGGGTGCAAGGCTCTGTTTTTGAAGGGGAAGGCTGGAGGGCAAGATAAAGGGCGGCAATGTGCGGAGCCCTTGCGCCTCGGTTGTGGCCTTGATTCTCAAGGCTTTCGGGCATTGCTGCGCAATGTGTGCGGAAATCCCGCACTGTGCGGCGCAGGGCCGAAGCCCGTCGCCATAAGGGTTTGCCGCACATTGCGGCCTGTCGCGCCATGAGCGGCGACGACGATTTCCGTATTCGGCCTGGTCGCATCCGCTCGCGAGGAAGCCAGCGGGCGTTGCCGATCATCGTCCAGGCGCTCGCCGCCGCGCAGAGGGCCGGCGGTCATGTCTCGCGCCGTGGCCGCATCGTCGCGCCGGGCCGCTCGACCTTCGGCCGGGGCCGCGTGGCGAGCGTGCGCGCCACCCACCGGCTCGGGCACCGATCGCGCCAGGTTATCGTCAAGGCGCGCGTCGTCCGGCACGGCGGCCGCGCCTCCCTCGCCGCCCATCTCAATTACCTGCAACGCGATGGCGTCACGCGCGACGGCGAAAAGGGCGTGTTGTTCGGCGCGGAGGCGGACGGCCTCGACCGCAACGAGTTCGCGGCGCGCTGCGAGGACGACCGCCACCATTTCAGGTTCATCGTCTCGCCTGAGGACGCTGAGCAGATGCGCGACCTCAAGGGCTTCACCCGCGAGCTGATGACGCGGATGGAAAAGGATCTCGGCACCCGCCTGGACTGGCGAGCGGTCGAGCATTGGAACACCGATAACCCGCACGTCCACATCATCGTGCGCGGCGTCGCCGAGGACGGGCAGAACCTCGTCATCTCGCGCGACTATATCCGCGAGGGGATGCGGGCGCAGGCGCGCGAGATCGTCACCCAGGAACTCGGCCCGCGCACCGACCTCGAAATCCGGCAATCGCTGGAGCGGCAGGTCGATGCCGAACGCTGGACCGAGATCGACCGCGACTTGTCGCGGACGATGCAGCGCGACGGCGTGATCGACATGGCGCCCGAACCCGGCGTCCGGCCGGACGGCGACCATGTGCTGAGGACGGGCCGACTGCGCAAGCTGGAGGGGCTCGGCCTCGCCAACGAGATCGCGCCCGGCCAGTGGACGCTGGCGGACAACGCCCAGGCCGCGCTGCGCGAGCTGGGCGAGCGCGACGACATCATCAAGCGGATGCACAAGGCGATGAGCGACCGCGGCATCGACCGGGGCGCCGGCAGCTACGTCCTTGACGCCGATCCGGCTCAGCCCGTTGTCGGCAGGCTGGTCGATCGCGGCCTGCATGACGAGCTGACCGGCAAAGCCTATGCGATCGTGGACGGGATCGATGGCCGCACCCACCATGTCCAGCTTCCCGACATCGAGGCGACCGGCGATTGCCGGCCCGGCGCGATCGTCGAGCTGCGCCGCTTCGAGGACCGGAAGGGCCGGCAGCGGGTGGCGCTGGCCGTGCGCTCCGACATGGACATCGAGGCGCAGGTTCGCGCGCCGGGGGCGACCTGGCTCGACCGGCGCAACCTGTCGAGCGATGGCCATGATCTCGGCGGCGGCTTCGGGTCTGAGGTGCGCGCCGCGATGGAGGCCCGCGCCGAGCATCTCGCCGACGAGGGGCTCGCGCGGCGGCAGGGCCAGCGCATCATCTTCGCGCGCAACCTACTCGACACGCTCCGCCGCCGCGAGCTGGACGAAGCCGCCAAGGACTTGTCAGCCGAGGTCGGCCTGCCGCACGCGCCGTCCACGGCCGGGGAGTATGTCGCGGGCACCGTGCGTCAGCGCATCACGCTCGCCTCGGGCCGCTTCGCCATGATCGACAACGGCCTGAGCTTCCAGCTTGTGCCCTGGTCTCCCTCGCTCGACCGCCAGATCGGCAAGCACATCTCCGGCGTCATGCGCGCGGGCGGCGGCGTCGATTGGTCGTTCGGTCGCGGGCGGGGGCTGGGCCTCTAAGGGCAGATCACACGCGCTGCATCAATCCGATGGTGCAGCGCATCGCCGTTGACCACGAGTGCGCAGAGAGTCGGGCCGTGGTCCGGCTATCGTGTGAATATTCGTCCAATAACGCCGATCGCGCTCGGAAATATAATGGGCCAAACTACGCTACTCCCTGTCTTTCTACGCTAGACTTTCCTCCATAATAACGGTGACTTGATTTGGTATCCGACCCGCATCGACTTCGATGCCATGTCGGCAACCAAAATCCTTTGGGGTCAGGTCTTCGCGGTCTTCCTGATCGTGCTCGCCGCCCTGTGGACCGCGACGCAATGGACGGCCGCGGCGCTCGCCTATCAGCCCGAGCTTGGGGCGCCGTGGTTCATGCTCGGCGATTGGCCGATCTATCCGCCGCCGGCCTTCTTCTGGTGGTGGTTCTCCTTCGACGCCTATGCGCCGGAGATATTCCAGACCGGCGCGTTCATCGCCGTGTCGGGCGGGTTCGCCGCGATCGTCGTCGCCATCGGCATGTCGGTCTGGCGTGCGCGCGAGTTGAAGAACGCCGAGACCTATGGCTCGGCGCGCTGGGCGACGCGCGGGGAGATCGCCGCCGCCGGGCTGACGGGCGGCAGCGGCGTCATGCTCGGTCGGCTTGGGCGCGACTATCTGCGCCACGACGGTCCCGAGCATGTGTTGTGCTTCGCGCCGACACGGAGCGGCAAAGGGGTCGGCCTCGTGGTGCCGACGCTGCTCACCTGGCCGGGCTCGGCGATCGTGCATGATATCAAAGGCGAGAACTGGCAGCTCACCGCCGGCTTTCGCGCCCAGCACGCGCGGGTGCTGCTGTTCGATCCGACCAATGGCGCGTCGGCCGCCTACAACCCGCTGCTCGAAATCCGCAAGGGCGCCTGGGAAGTGCGCGACGTGCAGAACGTCGCCGACGTGCTCGTGGACCCGGAAGGATCGCTCGAGAAGCGCAACCATTGGGAAAAGACCTCCCATGCCTTGCTGGTCGGCACGATCCTCCATGTCCTCTACGCGGAGGCCGACAAGACGCTGGCGGGTGTCGCCGCCTTCCTGTCCGATCCCCGCCGGCCGATCGAAAGCACGCTATGGGCGATGATGACGACGCCGCATTTGGGCGAGGCGGGCGTCCATCCCGTCGTCGCCTCGGCCGCGCGCGAGCTGCTCAACAAATCGGCCAACGAGCGATCGGGCGTGCTCTCGACCGCCATGTCGTTCCTCGGCCTCTATCGCGATCCCGTCGTCGCGCAGGTCACGCGCACCTGCGAGTGGCGCATAAAGGATCTGGTCGAGGGCGAGCTGCCGGTGACGCTCTACCTCGTCGTGCCACCGTCCGACATCTCGCGCACCAAGCCGCTCATTCGCCTCATCCTCAACCAGATTGGCCGCCGGCTGACCGAGGACTTGAAGGCGCGGCAGTCGCGCCACCGGCTGCTCCTGATGCTCGACGAGTTTCCCGCGCTGGGGCGGCTCGACTTCTTCGAGAGCGCGCTGGCGTTCATGGCCGGCTACGGCATCCAGAGCTTCCTCATCGCCCAGAGCCTCAATCAGATTGAGAAGGCTTACGGACCGAACAACGCGATCCTCGACAATTGCCATGTGCGCGTGTCGTTCGCCACCAACGACGAGCGCACCGCCAAGCGCATATCGGACGCACTCGGCACCGCGACCGAGATGCGGGCGATGAAGAATTACGCCGGGCACAGGTTGAGCCCCTGGCTCGGGCATTTGATGGTCTCGCGTTCCGAGACCGCCCGCCAGCTCCTCACCCCCGGCGAGATCATGCAGCTCCCGCCCGACGACGAGATCGTCATGGTCGCGGGCATCCCGCCGATCCGCGCGAAGAAGGTCCGCTACTTCAAGGACCGGAGGTTCACGCAGCGGGTGATGTCGCCGCCCGACAGCAATGTCGGAGGCGGCCCGCCGCGCCCCGACGACTGGAGCGGCCTGCCGCCGATCGAGGCGCCACCGATGCCCGAACCGATCGAGCATGAATCTCCCAAGAAGCCGAAGAAGAAAAAGGCCGCCAAGAAGGCGGATGCTGAGGACGACGCCGCGAACGCGGACCTGCGCCGCGAGCCGGCGCTGGAGCGCCATATCGACATTGCGCCCACGCCCAGGCCCGCGCCCGCCAATGAGTTCGAGCTGGACGAGCCCGAGCCCGATAGCGACGCGGCGCGGCAGGCGACGGTGCGCCGCCAGATGCAGCGCGCGGCCCGGCAGGCGTCGCTCGATCCCGGTGATGGCATCGAGCTATGACCACGAAGACGCCGCTGTCGGTCTATCTCGACCCGGAGCTGATGCGCGCGCTCGCCGCCTATGCCGATCGGAGGGACAAGTCCCGCTCGCTGATCGCCGAGGCGGCCATCGCATCCTTCCTGTCGCCCGACGCCGATGAGCAGCGCGAGGCCGCCATCGCCAAGCGGCTCGACAAGCTGGACCGGCGCATCACCCGCCTGGAGCGCGACACGGGTATCAGCGTCGAGATGATCGCGCTGTTCGTGCGCTTCTGGCTGTCGAACACCCCGCCGCCGCCCGAGAGCGAGCGAGCCGCGATGCGTCGCCAGGGCGGCGACCGCTACGACGCCTTCATGGATGCGCTGGGCCGCCGACTCGCGAAAGGCCCGAAGGTCAGACAAGAAATTGGCGAGGACTTTCCGCCTCAAGAAGAATGAACTGACTACGCCAGTTCTTGTATCTCTACGCCAGACTACGACGCCCGAATTTACTTGTTGAAGCACGGTCTTTTCTGTCTCTCTTGATGTGCCCCTGACGCCGGGCGGCGGTTCGCCCGGCCCTCATCAGGGGCTTTTTCTTGACCGTCCACCCAATCCGTTCCGAGGCGAAATCACGCGGCGCGCGGATGCTGCGCACGGCGCTGGGACCGTCGATCGCCGCCTGGCTCGACGATGCCGCCGTCATCGAGGTGATGCTGAACCCGGACGGCCGGCTGTGGGTCGATCGGCTTGGCGAAGGCATCAGCGATACCGGCATGACGTTGGCCGCCGCTGACGGCGAGCGCATCGTCCGCCTGGTCGCGCACCATGTCGGCGTCGAGGTTCACGCCCGGTCCCCGCGCGTCTCGGCCGAGTTGCCGGAAGGGGGCGAGCGGTTCGAGGGGCTGCTGCCGCCCGTCGTCGCTGCGCCGGCCTTCGCGATCCGCAAGCCCGCCGTCGCCGTGTTCACGCTCGACGACTATGCGGCGGCCGGAATCATGTCGGCGGCCGAGGCGGCGGCGCTGCGCGATGGCGTGCAGACACGCGCCAACATCCTCGTCGCGGGCGGGACCGGCAGCGGCAAGACCACGCTGGTCAACGCGCTCCTGGCCGAAGTCGCCAAGACCACCGACCGCATCGTCCTGATCGAAGACACCCGCGAGCTGCAATGCGCCGCGCCCAACCTCGTCGCCATGCGGACGAAGGACGGCGTGGTGTCGCTGTCCGAGCTGGTGCGCTCGTCGCTGCGCCTACGCCCCGACCGCATCCCCATTGGCGAGGTGCGCGGCACCGAGGCGCTCGACCTCATCAAAGCCTGGGGCACCGGCCACCCCGGCGGGGTCGGCACGATCCACGCCGGGACCGCGCTGGGCGCGCTGCGCCGCATGGAGCAGCTCATCCAGGAGGCCGTCGTCACGGTCCCGCGCGCGCTGCTGGCCGAGACCATCGACCTGATCGCCGTGCTGGTTCGCGACGGGCACGGGCGCCGGCTGACCGAGCTGGCCCGCGTCGCCGGGCTCGACCCCGCGACCGGCGACTACCGCCTCGCCCCGCTCACCACCCCCCAGCCCGGAGACCTGCCATGACCAAGGACATCAAGCCTATCAGCGCTACAAAGCGCCGCCTGCTCGGCGGCACCATGCTCGACCGCATGGGCCACGCCGCGATCACCGCCGCCGGCCTGCTCTACGCGCTCCCCGCACATGCGGGCGGTTCGTCGATGCCGTGGGAAGCGCCGCTCCAGTCGATTCTCGAAAGCATCGAAGGGCCGGTGGCGAAGATTGTCGCGGTCATCATCATCATAGTGACCGGCCTGACGCTGGCGTTCGGCGATACGAGCGGCGGCTTTCGCCGCCTCATCCAGATCGTCTTCGGCCTGTCGATCGCGTTCGCCGCGTCCAGCTTCTTCCTGTCGTTCTTCTCGTTCGGCGGCGGGGCGCTGATCGCATGACCAGCACGGCCGATCCCGTCGAGCCGATCGCGGGCTTCTTTGCCCCGGTGCATCGGGCGCTGACCGAGCCGATCCTGCTCGGCGGCGCCCCTCGCTCGCTAGCCATCGTCAACGGCACGCTGGCGGGCGCGATCGGCCTCGGACTGCGGCTCTGGATCGCCGGTCTCGCCATCTGGGCCATCGGCCATGCGCTCTCGGTATGGGCCGCGCGCCGCGATCCGCAGTTCGTGGACGTGGCCCGCCGCCACCTCCGCTATCCGGCGTGGATGCGGCCATGATGAGCCTGCGCGAATACAGGAATCGCGCCTCCCACCTGGCCGACTTCCTGCCCTGGGCCGCGCTGGTCGGCGAAGGCGTCGTTCTCAACAAGGACGGATCGTTCCAGCGCACAGCGCGCTTTCGCGGCCCCGATCTCGACAGCGCCACGCCCGCCGAGCTGGTCGCCACCACGGCGCGGCTCAACAACGCGCTCCGCCGCCTGGGCTCGGGCTGGGCGATCTTCGTCGAGGCGCAGCGCACGCCCGCGCTCGACTACCCGGAATCGGAGTTTCCCGATCCGGTCTCGGCGCTCGTGGACATGGAGCGGCGCGAACAGTTCCGCGAGGAGGGCGCGCATTTCGAGAGCGCCTATTATCTGACGCTGCTGTGGATGCCGCCGGCCGAGGAAGCCGCGCGGGCCGAAGGCTGGCTCTACGAGGGCCGGTCCACCAGCGGCGTCGATCCGTGGGAGCTGCTCAAGGGCTTCACGGATCGCAGCGACCGCGTTCTCAATCTGGTCGAAGGCTTCGTGCCCGAGGTCCGCTGGCTCGATGACGGCGAGACGCTGACCTACCTGCACAGCACCATCTCGACCCGGCACCAGCGGGTGCGTGTCCCCGAGACGCCGATGCACCTGGACGCGCTGCTCGCCGACGAGCCGCTGACCGGCGGGCTCGAACCGCGCCTGGGCGACCATCATCTGCGCACGCTGACGATCACGGGATTCCCGAGCGTCACCTTTCCCGGCCTGCTCGACGAGCTGAACCGGCTCGCCTTCGAGTATCGCTGGGCGACCCGCGCGATCATGCTCGACAAGACCGACGCGACCAAGCTGCTGACCCGCATCCGCCGCCAGTGGTTCGCCAAGCGTAAATCGGTCGCGGCGATCCTTAAGGAAGTGATGACCAACGAGGCGTCCACGCTGCTCGACAGCGACGCCTCCAACAAAGCCGCCGACGCCGACATCGCCCTACAGGAGCTGGGCTCCGACTATGCCGGCATGGCCTACGTCACCGCGACGGTGACGGTATGGGATCGCGATCCCGCCATCGCCGCCGAGAAGCTGCGGCTGGTCGAGAAGGTCATTCAGGGCCGCGACTTCACCGTCATCCCCGAGGGCATGAACGCGATCGAGGCATGGTTGGGGTCTCTGCCCGGTCACACCTACGCCAACGTCCGCCAGCCCCCGATCTCCACGATCAATCTCGCCCACCTGATCCCCCTGTCAGCGGTATGGGCGGGGCCGGAACGGGACGAGCACTTCGGACAACCCCCCTTGCTCTACGGCAGGACCGAAGGCTCGACCCCGTTCCGGTTTTCCCTTCACCCTGACGGCAGCGATGTCGGGCACACGCTGATCGTCGGCCCGACCGGCGCGGGCAAGTCCGTCCTGCTCGCCCTCATGGCGATGCAGTTCCGCCGCTACGAGAAGGCCCAGGTCTTCGCCTTCGACTTCGGCGGCTCGATTCGCGCCGCCGCGCTGGCGACCGGCGGAGACTGGCAGGATCTCGGCGGCGGGCTCTCCGACG is a window from the Altererythrobacter sp. B11 genome containing:
- a CDS encoding S26 family signal peptidase — protein: MTRRRYAIATAITASAFATAFVAIAVADPLPRVIWNASASAPIGLYRIHPDRDPKLGDLVAVAPPERLSRWLSARGYLPEGVPLLKHVAAKTGQRVCRIGAVVSVDGQFVASARARDGRGRPLPVWRGCRTLQPGELLLLNPAHPDSLDGRYFGPLPASAVIGRATSLWLRAPSPTPSTPKAKEIGHANQHL
- a CDS encoding DUF736 domain-containing protein, which produces MQTNIFESTADGYAGRVRLFGINEAIVLVALDPSDAENAPDYRVHLDDEDGPEVGGAWKRVGERAGDYIALEIDSPLFGSPFRPVLFRADDDGRTFRLSWKRPKPRDDRS
- a CDS encoding lytic transglycosylase domain-containing protein; translated protein: MLAVLLLLLPGAAPVAALAQYAPAERSAARHPYAVHVADAAQHFGIPERWIWAVMRVESNGDSRAISSAGAMGLMQIMPGTWAGLRARHGLGNDPYDVRDNIMAGAAYLRAMHDRYGNATAMLAAYNAGPGRYDEYLSRGRPLPTETLAYLAKLAAIIGSSGDSQLAAAPPSDPFAWRRAALFAVRPGALSTAQPAADRTGSDAQPERPSADHAELVLADAPAPSNGLFVPLSGRSPP
- a CDS encoding relaxase/mobilization nuclease domain-containing protein; the protein is MSGDDDFRIRPGRIRSRGSQRALPIIVQALAAAQRAGGHVSRRGRIVAPGRSTFGRGRVASVRATHRLGHRSRQVIVKARVVRHGGRASLAAHLNYLQRDGVTRDGEKGVLFGAEADGLDRNEFAARCEDDRHHFRFIVSPEDAEQMRDLKGFTRELMTRMEKDLGTRLDWRAVEHWNTDNPHVHIIVRGVAEDGQNLVISRDYIREGMRAQAREIVTQELGPRTDLEIRQSLERQVDAERWTEIDRDLSRTMQRDGVIDMAPEPGVRPDGDHVLRTGRLRKLEGLGLANEIAPGQWTLADNAQAALRELGERDDIIKRMHKAMSDRGIDRGAGSYVLDADPAQPVVGRLVDRGLHDELTGKAYAIVDGIDGRTHHVQLPDIEATGDCRPGAIVELRRFEDRKGRQRVALAVRSDMDIEAQVRAPGATWLDRRNLSSDGHDLGGGFGSEVRAAMEARAEHLADEGLARRQGQRIIFARNLLDTLRRRELDEAAKDLSAEVGLPHAPSTAGEYVAGTVRQRITLASGRFAMIDNGLSFQLVPWSPSLDRQIGKHISGVMRAGGGVDWSFGRGRGLGL
- a CDS encoding conjugal transfer protein TraG, which gives rise to MSATKILWGQVFAVFLIVLAALWTATQWTAAALAYQPELGAPWFMLGDWPIYPPPAFFWWWFSFDAYAPEIFQTGAFIAVSGGFAAIVVAIGMSVWRARELKNAETYGSARWATRGEIAAAGLTGGSGVMLGRLGRDYLRHDGPEHVLCFAPTRSGKGVGLVVPTLLTWPGSAIVHDIKGENWQLTAGFRAQHARVLLFDPTNGASAAYNPLLEIRKGAWEVRDVQNVADVLVDPEGSLEKRNHWEKTSHALLVGTILHVLYAEADKTLAGVAAFLSDPRRPIESTLWAMMTTPHLGEAGVHPVVASAARELLNKSANERSGVLSTAMSFLGLYRDPVVAQVTRTCEWRIKDLVEGELPVTLYLVVPPSDISRTKPLIRLILNQIGRRLTEDLKARQSRHRLLLMLDEFPALGRLDFFESALAFMAGYGIQSFLIAQSLNQIEKAYGPNNAILDNCHVRVSFATNDERTAKRISDALGTATEMRAMKNYAGHRLSPWLGHLMVSRSETARQLLTPGEIMQLPPDDEIVMVAGIPPIRAKKVRYFKDRRFTQRVMSPPDSNVGGGPPRPDDWSGLPPIEAPPMPEPIEHESPKKPKKKKAAKKADAEDDAANADLRREPALERHIDIAPTPRPAPANEFELDEPEPDSDAARQATVRRQMQRAARQASLDPGDGIEL
- a CDS encoding CopG family ribbon-helix-helix protein, yielding MTTKTPLSVYLDPELMRALAAYADRRDKSRSLIAEAAIASFLSPDADEQREAAIAKRLDKLDRRITRLERDTGISVEMIALFVRFWLSNTPPPPESERAAMRRQGGDRYDAFMDALGRRLAKGPKVRQEIGEDFPPQEE
- the trbB gene encoding P-type conjugative transfer ATPase TrbB — encoded protein: MTVHPIRSEAKSRGARMLRTALGPSIAAWLDDAAVIEVMLNPDGRLWVDRLGEGISDTGMTLAAADGERIVRLVAHHVGVEVHARSPRVSAELPEGGERFEGLLPPVVAAPAFAIRKPAVAVFTLDDYAAAGIMSAAEAAALRDGVQTRANILVAGGTGSGKTTLVNALLAEVAKTTDRIVLIEDTRELQCAAPNLVAMRTKDGVVSLSELVRSSLRLRPDRIPIGEVRGTEALDLIKAWGTGHPGGVGTIHAGTALGALRRMEQLIQEAVVTVPRALLAETIDLIAVLVRDGHGRRLTELARVAGLDPATGDYRLAPLTTPQPGDLP
- a CDS encoding TrbC/VirB2 family protein, whose product is MLDRMGHAAITAAGLLYALPAHAGGSSMPWEAPLQSILESIEGPVAKIVAVIIIIVTGLTLAFGDTSGGFRRLIQIVFGLSIAFAASSFFLSFFSFGGGALIA
- a CDS encoding VirB3 family type IV secretion system protein, with protein sequence MTSTADPVEPIAGFFAPVHRALTEPILLGGAPRSLAIVNGTLAGAIGLGLRLWIAGLAIWAIGHALSVWAARRDPQFVDVARRHLRYPAWMRP
- the trbE gene encoding conjugal transfer protein TrbE codes for the protein MMSLREYRNRASHLADFLPWAALVGEGVVLNKDGSFQRTARFRGPDLDSATPAELVATTARLNNALRRLGSGWAIFVEAQRTPALDYPESEFPDPVSALVDMERREQFREEGAHFESAYYLTLLWMPPAEEAARAEGWLYEGRSTSGVDPWELLKGFTDRSDRVLNLVEGFVPEVRWLDDGETLTYLHSTISTRHQRVRVPETPMHLDALLADEPLTGGLEPRLGDHHLRTLTITGFPSVTFPGLLDELNRLAFEYRWATRAIMLDKTDATKLLTRIRRQWFAKRKSVAAILKEVMTNEASTLLDSDASNKAADADIALQELGSDYAGMAYVTATVTVWDRDPAIAAEKLRLVEKVIQGRDFTVIPEGMNAIEAWLGSLPGHTYANVRQPPISTINLAHLIPLSAVWAGPERDEHFGQPPLLYGRTEGSTPFRFSLHPDGSDVGHTLIVGPTGAGKSVLLALMAMQFRRYEKAQVFAFDFGGSIRAAALATGGDWQDLGGGLSDDSDGGVQLQPLARIDDPAERAWAAEWLAAILASEGVAVDPQAKEHIWSALGSLASAPMPERTLTGLAVLLQSQQLKQALAPYCIGGPWGRLLDAEAERLGEADMQAFETEGLVGAGSAAAVLSYLFHRIEGRLDGSPTLIIIDEGWLVLDSPDFAAQLREWLKTLRKRNASVVFATQSLADIETSSIAPAIIESCPTRIFLPNERAAEPQIAAIYERFGLNARQIEILSRATPKRDYYCQSRRGNRLFELGLGEVALTFAAASSKTDQLAIADIIETHGAPAFAAEWLRHRGCAWAVELLPPDPPRQPQQELPL